AGCACCAAACATTGAAAGGTAACACCAAGGTTATATCGATAACACACTGCTTCATAGCTTGGAAACTTTGAGCTTGGGAAGCTCATTCATAGATTTGACCATCTAATATGATCTGATTATGGCCTTCCTAAGTTGTATTTAGTAATGctatataaacttataatttcaTCAATGTTGGAAACCTAGCTATCACTCTAGATATGAATACCTGACTATTGCAAAAAGAATGTCCATCCAGCTGGTTATAACATCTAGCACCAAACATTGAAAGGTAACACTAAGGTTATGTTGACAACACACTGCTTCATAGCTTGGAAATTTGAGCTTGGGAAGCTCATTCATAGATCTGACCATCTAATGTGATTCGATTATGGCCTTCCTACTCTCAACTAATAACTCGTTTTTAAAAGTAGGATGAAAAATTACCAAAACATGAGTATAGTTAACGGCAAATGCATCTATGTGTGTCAACTCAGGACACAAATCAATCTTTGGTTGGACTTATGCATCTTGGCGACATCATTCTTGGATGACATAAGTTACTTGGAGAGACAAGTTATCCTCATTTTCTTACGTTTAAGCAATGTTATGTAAATTGAATTTGATTAGAATATTCTCCTCGTTTTCTTACGTTTTAGCATTGTTATGTAAATTGAATTTGATTAGAATATTCTATGCTGCCCTTTAATAGTCAAAGACTACAAGCTATGGGACATCATTCTTAGCTTCTTGATCATTTCGAACACTTTGCTCATTGCATGAAAGGGCTTTTGTTTCTTCTGATTAAGTACTTATTATTTTGAGGGCAAAGGAGAAAACTTTTATTGAATTACAAACTATTGACGCTAATGAGGAAGCTGAACTCGGTCAAAAAGCCATAAAGTTaacttcaaaaaaatattatctaaTAATCCAACTCATCTAACCTCATCAATAGAATTGACAAACTAGTTGCACGATTCCGTCTTTTTCTTATGacatttttcctaaaattacatattaTCACATTAGTGTGACGTTCTTAGAAATTTTAGTGAAAACTTTAATTCTTCTTATTTGTGCATCCTCTTTTCTCTTATACAGAAGCTTATTATCATGGTTTGCTTAATTCACTAACATCTTAACAAGTTCTAATTTTAAGTTTCTGTTTACCATGTACTTTGTAAGTATATTGATGTTAGTGAAGTGATATATGGAGTTAACTGTTCCACCCGGCACTCGAATATTTTTTGGTACGGTCCAATACCGAGCAGTTTCGTTGGACTTTGTGGCTCAATTGTGATGCGTTCTCATCTTTCTTGTTCGAATTTAGCTTCGTACACAGTTAAACAAGGTTTGATGTATAGTTAATGTAGCCCAGCACATAGTTAAGTCACCCTGGCACATAATTAAATTACCTTGGCACACACGAACCATAACCTGGCACACAATTATTAGAGCTTGCTACGGAGTTACCCTGGCACACAATTGTGTTAACCTGGCACACAATATgggtttagatgaatatatgtCTTTCTTACTGGAATAAGCCGGCACAGGAATGTTAACCTGGCAATTTTATTATGATAACATAGCACATAGTTATCTAGGATTGTAGCAGGATGAATATAAGTCACCCTGGCACACACAAACGATAACATGGCACACAATTATTTGAGCTTGGTACACAGTTACCCTTGGCGCATAGCAATGTTAACCTGGCACACGATATGGTTCTAGATGAATATATGCCTTCCTTGCAAGATTGAGCCTGCACAGGAATGTTAACTTGGCAGTTTTATTACGATAACCTGGCACACAATTATCTTGGATTGAAGCAAGATTAATATAAGTCAGGTAGAATGTGGCCACGAGCATGCAAACCTTCAGGGATCATAAATCTTCATGATGTGGATATATTGTCTAGAGATGTTCTTGTCCATATCGTTGGTGTATGCTTTAGAAGAATTCATTGGCTTTGTAGCAAATTCCTTATATAGGTGTTcaaattggttaaacaattacTAAACTTTCAAGAAGCAATGGAAAAGGAATGGAAAAGGGCTGCCAATATGCAAACAGCACGAACTGATTTTGCATGTGCAGTTATTTCTAACAAGGTCTATGTGGCTGGGGGAGGCAATTCAAGTTGTACTGAAGGGCTTTCTTCTGTTGAAGTTTATGATCCTTGTGCAGATAGGTAAGCATgttataaagatttttttttcatccaTGTTTGTTGTCTCGGTACTAGACCCTATATCGGTACTATCCTATTATGGTGTCGATACATCCGGTATAGGGCCATTTCAGTGTACCAAGTGTCGGTACGTCCGCTGTATCGTGTATCGGCGTAATACTGGTATGGTACGGAGTGGTCGGTATGCACCGGTATCGATCGATATGGTAAACCTTAGTTTTCATGATTTCCTACGTTACTAAGTTATCAGTGAGGAGCAATTTACAATTAAAATACATggcatttttttggtttttatcaTGCAGTCTATTCATCTTGTTTCTTAATATATTTGTTTTAGTTCAATAGAGTTGCCATGGACTGCAGATGTATGTAGGGTAAACATCCTCCAATCCTTCATTCCTCTTAACAAatgaatatgtatgtatgtgcatgCTATGCATACTTACACATGCATACACATgtaatgtatatgtatatgtaatgGTTAGTCAAGAATTTCACATTGCTATAAATTGTCAACTGTTGCAGGTGGGAAGATTTACCACCAATGCCTTTCGCACTAATTGAATGCTTCAGTATATCGTATGGAGGTCAATTTCATGTTCTTGGCAAGAGAGAGTATAACATTCAACAAGATACATACCTTATCTTCAATCCAGTGAACCAACATTGGTGCATCATGGAAGATCTGCAGCTGTTTTGTAAGTTGACACATAATTATACAACTATACAAAACGGCAACATCTACACTATTCTGGAAGAAGGGAGCATCAAAAAAGTGGACATGGATCAAAAGGTCTGGTGTACATTGGGTGAATTTCCTGCAGTGGTCCTTCCAAAACACTTGAGATCATTGAAGCCTTTTACCTTTGGATTTGTTGCATTCCAGCAGTAATTATATGTCATTGGGGGCATGACTCTTAGGTATAACTTAGATACCCTTTCATATGGCATTGTGAAGCTGAACTCGAATAGGTTTTGTGATCTGAGGAAATTGCCACTAGAATGGAAGGATGCTAGACCCATGCCAATAAGAAGTGGTCGCATATTAGGATGTGCTGTTATGGAAGAATAATTTAACCCTTTTCTATATATTTTGTGTCTgaaacttctttctttttggaTAAAGAAAGGTCTCAACAGTCTAATAGCTGTTCATTAAAACATGGTATCTTTATGGGGAAAAACAGATACAGATTTGGTTCCCATCATTAGGGTTTCGGTGGTATTAGAATATGTGCCTTATGGAATTCATATGATTTGCTTTTTCTTGGTTCTCACTTGGTTCAAATCTTGTAATGGCATCATGTAAGTGGATCATGTTGCATTGTACCATTATATCCTCAACGTGCAGATTGTCTGTTGCCCTGATCAAGAATTTGTATGATGCAATTTTATTTGGTTTTGTTTGGAGCAATGCAGCCCTCTTTATATCGCCTAGATTTTTGCTATAGTGGTCCCCAAAGGCAACCTTGATGAGTATTCGAAGAGGATATCCATCAGTCAGCTGGTCATCAAAGACAAATTTGCAATCTGATTTTGCTTGCATCTGAATTTGGAGGTAAAAGTCTGAAAACATCAAAAGATGATCTTGAAACTATAGGTGTGACATCTCCATTAGGAAATCTAATTGCAGGCGAGGTAAATCTATTGTAACAACTGGGTAATGGTATGGAGTTTGGGTGcttatcaaaaaagaaaagtgagCTCTTATGGAGGAAtaaccatttttttctttttctttcattctgTGTTGAACAGCTGTTTTCATAAAGAAATGCGTCGACGTCTCATGGCTGTCAGGATTAATATGCCAGATTTTTGGAAACATTGTGAAAGTCAAGTTTCCAAGTAAGTTCATATATTGGCACAATGGTTATCTGTTCATGATTCTTTTTTATCCTAATTTAGGTCTTCATATGAGAGTATGCTGCCTCGTTGGGGCTCGGGTACCGATGCCACCTCTCGTTACTATATCTAAACGTCCAGTACAAGAGCCTGATTCGATTACCGAGTATCGGTACGTTCTCTATATTATGTACTGGTATGGTATGTTCTAAACTGCTCGATTCGATATGGTATGGCATATTTTGGTTTTCAAGAATTATTTTCCCAGCAATGCCCCTCCATTCTCACTT
This is a stretch of genomic DNA from Phoenix dactylifera cultivar Barhee BC4 chromosome 9, palm_55x_up_171113_PBpolish2nd_filt_p, whole genome shotgun sequence. It encodes these proteins:
- the LOC103696565 gene encoding F-box/kelch-repeat protein At1g16250 isoform X2, with translation MEEEPVGDDREYQAIIPGLPDDLALRCLARISHGYHGLLECISRKWRDAIRSMDYAHMKARHERCGNWLFVSTADGKGQWDAYDPDADRWHPLPTVPTDCDESFCGFSCVSVCKKFLVIGGCYLYNKRSLAINDVILFDPFKKQWKRAANMQTARTDFACAVISNKVYVAGGGNSSCTEGLSSVEVYDPCADRWEDLPPMPFALIECFSISYGGQFHVLGKREYNIQQDTYLIFNPVNQHWCIMEDLQLFCKLTHNYTTIQNGNIYTILEEGSIKKVDMDQKVWCTLGEFPAVVLPKHLRSLKPFTFGFVAFQQ